The genomic DNA CCCCACGTCCCCTTCTCATGTCCCACCCCAGCGTCCCATCACCCATGACCCCCTCCCCTCACTGCgcccacccccactcccccctaTTCCCACCTCTCCTCCTCATCGTCCTCGTCCCCCATGGCATCATCAATGGCGTCGTTCATCAGCTCCTCCTTCATGTCCATGATTTCCGCCTGCTTCTCAAATTCCATCATGATCTTCTGGATCTGTGGCAGCTTCAGCTGGGGGAACACAGGAACACAGCATGTGGCACGTGGGGATGTCCCCGTGGCCACTTCAGGCACCTCACAGTAGCCACAGCCTTGGCTATGTCCCCGTGGCCACTTCAGGCAGCTCACGGCGGCCACAGCCTTGGCTATGTCCCTGTGGCCACCTTGGGCAGGTTGTGGTGGCCACAGCCTTGGCTATGTCCCCATGGCCACCTTGGGCAGCTCGCAGTGGCCACAGCCTCAGCTACATCCCCGTGGCCACCTCGGGTGGTTTGTGGTGGCTATGGTCTTGGGGACATCCTCATGCCCACTTTGAGTAGCTTCCGGTGGCCATGGCCTTGGACAGCTCGTGGTTGCCACAGTCTCATGGACCACCTCATTGCCACCCCAAGAAGCTTGTGGTGGCCATGGCTACAGGAATATCCccctgaggctgctgctggtagCCATGGTCTTGGGGACATCTTCATGGGTGGCCTAGGGCAACCTGCGGTGACCAGAGCCTTGGGGGTCTCCCCTGGGGCTGCTCATGGTGGCCACAGTCCTTGGGATGTCCTCGTGGCCACTGCCAAGGCAGCTCATGGTGGCCACAACTCAAGGACATCCCTGTGGAGCATCTCACAGTGGCCACAACCTTGGGGACATCCCGCCCAGGCACCCACCTGCCGGTTCATGGTGGCCATGGCCTTGGTGACACCCTTCATTGCCTGGGCCATGGAGTTGTTGGATTTGAGGGTCTGGATTTTGAGGGACACGGCCTGGACATTGGCCCTCATGGTAATGAACTTCTTCACATAGCGCCGCGTCCGCACCAGGTCCTTCGCCATGATCTTCACCGCATCCTGAAGGATAGGGGGGACAGAGGGACAACATCAAGTGTCCATCAGGTTCCCCAAGAGGCCTAGGGGACTTCCAGGGACCCCTCTGTGTCCCTCCGGTGGTCCCTCACCATCATCTCCACAACTGCCTGGTCTCCTTGTACCCCATGTGGTCACCTGGGGACCCCCATGGACCTGCTCTGTCCCCTGCCATGACCCCTGGTCCTCTCCAAGACTCatgtccctgctgtgtcccctcatCCCTCCGTGGTCCCCAGTCACTCCCCCCCCCAGCATTCAAGTCCCCTCCACAGTCCTATGGCTGCCTCTGTGGTCCTCCAGGTCCCCGCCATGTCCCCTGGTCCCCACCATGTTCCCTTGTCCCCATAACAGCCCCCTGGAGCCCTCTGCACCCCTTGGTCCCCACCAAGTGTCCTGGTCACCACCATGCCCCCTGGtcccccccatgtcccctggAGTTCTCTGCACCCCTCGATCCCCTCTGTGACCCCTGGTCCCCACCATGTCCTCTGGTCCCTGTAACAGTCCCCTGGAGCCCTCTGCACCCCTTGGTCCCCACCACATGTCCTGGTCACCACCAGgtcccctctgtgtcccctgATCCCCACCATGTCCCCTGGTCCCCATAATAGCCCCCCGGAGCCCTCTGCACCCCCTGGTCCCCGTCACGTCCCCACTGTGTCCCCTGGTCCCCTCCACGTCCCCTAGACCCCATAACAGGCCCCCTGGAGCCCTCTGCACCCTTCAGTCCCCACCAAACGTCCTGTTGCCCTCCGTGTCCCCCGGCGCTGTCCCCTCACCATCTGTCCCTGCTTAGCCATCTTCTTGATGTCAACGATGATCTTCTTCTCCTGCGCCTCCAGCTTCTGGCGCTCACGGTCGAGCTCCCGCATGGCACGGGCCAGCGCCCGCTGGTTCTGCCGCAGCAGCTCCTCCGGCGTCTTGCGGCGCCCAAACAGCAGGTCCATGGTGGCAGCGGCacctggggggacacaggggggacatggggacgtGAGGGATGTGGCTGGGGCACGGGTGagaggggacatgggggggaTGGGAAATGGAGTGGATAGGGGGCACAGGGACATGGTGGGACATGGAGATGGGGGATACAGGGACATGGGGGATACAGGGACAcggggggacacagggacatggggggaCATGGGTATGCGGGATATGagggacacagggacatggTGGGACATGGATATGGGGGACACAGGGATATGGaggacacagggacatggggggacacagggacatggggggaCATGGGTATGGGGGATATGagggacacagggacatggACATGGGGAATACAGGCACATGGGGGAACACAGGGACATGGTGGGACATGGGCATGTGGTGGCTCATGGGTGGACACAGCAGGACATGGCTATGGGGCACACAGGGACATGAGGGGGAACAGGGACATGGATATGGGTGGATATGGCAGGACATGGATATGGGGGACACATGGATatgggggacacagggacatgggAGGACACAGGGACATAGAtatgggggacatggggggacacAGATACGGGGGACATcggggggatgcagggggaCAAGGATACGTGGGGACAGGGGACCTGGTGGGACACGGAtatgggggacatggggggggACACAGGAAGGTGGTGGGACACGGGCACGTGGTGGGACaagggggacatggggacagggataCGGGGGACACAGGGATGTGGGGGGACACGGAGAATGTGGGGGGCACGGAGGGGGTGACGCGGACACTATGGGGACACGGGGGACGTGGGGGAACTCGGCCCGCTCCTCCCTGTGGTCCTCCCGGGCACCGGGCCCCTTCTAGCCCCCACCCTGGCTCTATGGTTCTCCTGGTAACAGGCCCCACTGCGGCCCCCCATGGTCCTCCCGGTACCGGACCGCTCCAGCCCACTCCCCCGGCTCTGTGACCCCGGTACCGGGCCGCTTCAGCCCATCCCCCCGGCTCTGTGACCCCGGTACCGGGCCGCTCCAGCCCGCACCCCCGGCTCTGCGACCCCGGTACCGGGCCGCTCTGTCCCCCCCGCCACTCTCTATGACCCCCGGCGGCCTGTCCCGGCCCCTCACCCCGCTCCTTCCGCACCTCCCGGCCTCTCCCGCGCACTTCCGCAAACTTTGTGACGTCACCCGTGTGTCGATCACGTGACCCACGCCACGGCCACGCCCTTCCGGAAGGAAACCAAAGGGCACTTCCTTTCTGGGGGAGGCATCGAGAGGGGCGGCCAGAGAGGCTCCCAGGGGTGAGGGCAGCCCCTGGCGGCCGGGATGTACTGGGACGGACGAGAGGGCACTGGGACAGACTGGGGGATACTAGGAGAGATGCGTGAAGGCACTAGGATGGACTGGGACAGACTGGGACGGACTGAGGGGCACTGAGATGGCCTGGGGAGTTACTGGGACAGAGGTGGCACTGGGATGGAGGGGGCTACTGGGATAGACTGAGGGATACTGGGAGAGATGGGCGATGGCACTGGGATGGACTGGGACGGCACTGGAACAGAGgtggcactgggacaggctgagggaTACTGGGAGAGTTGGGGGAGGGCGCTGGGATGGACTGGGGGCTAATGGGACATAATGGAGAGCACTGGGATGGGGAGCTCAGGGGAGCCAGAGAATATACTGGGGGGACTGAGATGAGATGGGACTTTACTGGGAAGCACTGGATGTACTGGGGGAAAACtgaagcaggctgcaggcactgggagACACTGGGCCGACTGGGGGCAACTGGGAGGCAGTGTGGGAGCTGATAGTGGGCATACTGGAAGCCCTAGGACCAGGAGCTAGGTATACTGGGCACACTGGGATTGGGAACTGGCTGTACTGGGAGCCATGAAGAAGGGAACTGGCCATACCGGGAACCACAATACTGCTAACTGGGCACACCAAcatctctgcagcaggaaaCTGGGCGCACCAACCACAGGCCAAACTGGAAAcatcccctcctcccaccccatcccagtTTAACCTGTAACCCCCAATTTATCCCATAAGATGCCCCAGCTTAACCAGTAAGACCCCCAGTTTAACTAGTAACACCCTCCAGTTTAACCAGTGAAAAACCCATTTAACCAGTAAGACCCCCAGTTCAACCAGTAAAACCCCCAGTTTAACCAGCAAAAAACCCATTTAACCAGTAAGCCCCCCAGTTCAATCAGTAAAAAACCCATCTAACCAGTAagacccccacccccagtttaACCCCTAAGATCCCCCAGTTTAACCAGTAAAAAACTGATTTAACCAGtaaacccccccacccccagtttaACCAGTAAAAGACCTGCTTAACCAGTAAGCCCCCCAGTTTAACCAGTAAAAAACCCGTTTAACCCATAAGATCCCCCAGTTTAACCAGTAACCCCCCCCAGATTGATCACCACCGCTCGTTACCGTCGCCCTTTAATCACCCAACAAGAGCAGCGCAGgccagggaagggggggggggcagaaaaaggaggggggggcccccccccccgcccccgggggggcAATAAAtaggggggggcggggaagggggggggaaggggggaggggggggaggggggagggggggctaCTTGAGGCAGCGTTCGAAGTAGGTGGCACCGACGTAGCCCCCCCGCAGCGAGCGCTGGACGTTCTGCTCGAAGAGGCGCCGGTTGctctgcagcacctctgccGCCTCCTTGTTCAGGGGGTCCTCGGGGTTCGGCTCCTGGGGGGAGCACCCCAATTTTTAGGGGGGGCACCCCACCCCCATCATCCCTtaacaccccctcccccccccattGCCCTGTaaacccccccctccccatcccccaggTAATCCTTCAAGCACCACAGGGGTAATAGCCCCCCCCGAGATGGGGAATGGGGGGTTTGGTGTCCTCGGGGTTCAGCTTCTGGGGGGGAACCCCGATTTTTTATGGGGATACCCCCAGGGAATCCTTCAGGCACCCAGGGGTAATACCCATCCCCCCGAGACAGGGAatggggggtttgggggtccTCAGGGTTCAGCTTCTGGGGGGAGCACCCGAATTTTTAGGGGGGCACCCCACCCCCATCATCCCTTAACCCCCCCCATCACCCTgtaactcccccccccccattttccCCGCTAACCCTTCAGGCACCCTGGGGGTTTGTAGTGCCCCCCTCCGCCCCCTGAGATGGGGGATGGGGTGGTTTGGGgtccatccccccccccccatatttAGTGTGGCCGCCCCACCCAGTCTGAaatgccccccacccccattacTTAATGCCCCCGGGGACTCTAAatgcaccccccccccccccgatacCCACCAGGACTCCTTAACACCACCCCAGGACTCCCtattgccccccccccccccaataccCCCCCAGGACTCCTTATTTCCCCCCTCAATTCCCCCCGTCCCTtaatgccccccccccccgactcTCTATTGCCCCCCAACTCTTTAAtacaccccacacccccaggACTCCCTATCTCCCCAGTACAAATTACCCCCCAATAACTGCCCCGAtacccccccagccccccaaatCCCCTTTGATACGCCCCCACCCCCTCTAACACCCCACTGTCCCCTTAATgcccctcccacccacccccggcACGGAACTGCCCCGTTATATCCCCCCCGGGGTATTCCCAAGGGGGTGGGACCCCTCTGGGTGTCACCAGGGGCCCCTCTGGGGTGACCCAGCATCATTGGGTGCCCCCAACAAGGTGTCCTAAGGCCACCAGGTGCCACCTCGGGGGTCCCAAGGCCACCAGGCACCCCCAAGAGATGTCCCAAGACCACTTGGTGCCACCTCAAGGTGTCCCAAAGCCCTCTGGGTGCCACCTCAGTGTAGCGCAAGGCCACCAAAGGCCCCTAGGACATGTCCCAGGGCCACAAGGTGCCACCTCAAGGTGTCCCAAAGCCCCCTGGGTGCCACCTCAGTGTAGCCCAAGGTCACCAAGGGCCCCTAGGATGTGTCCCAAGGCCACCACGGGTGTCCGCCCAGCCCCAGGCGCCCCAGCGGTAGTCACCAGGAAGAGGTACTGCAGGCCGTAGATGATGGAGTTTATCGTCAGGACGGGCTTCCAGTCCTCTCTGGGGAGAGAACTGGGCGTCAGGAGGGACTCTGGGGCCACCACAGAGGTAGCCATGGCCACCTCAAGGTGGTTGTGGCGACCCAGACTCAAGGTGCATAGGGCAACCGTTTGCCACCTTGTCCCACCCTGCTAGGTGTCCAGGAGCAGACAAGGAGAAAGATCCAGCAGTGGCCACTCCAGATATGGCAGTAGCCACCCTGGATGGGACAGTAGCCCACCTGAGGATGTTGAGGCAGACGTTGCCCTCCAGGTCGATGTTGGGGTGATAAACCATCGTCTCACACTTCACCTTCGGTGGGTCGTGAGGGTAGCCCTGACCGACCTGGGTGGGGGAAAGCAGGCGCAGTGTCATGGCTCGGCACCCCCATGGCTACTAGCCACGTCTTGGTGGCCACCAGCCACTACTCCAACCCAGCATGAACACCCGATTCCCAGTCACGTCTTGGGGGTTACTGGTCTCATGGTGCCACTGGCCAGCCCCTGGACCCTACCCCCAACCTGCAGTGGGGACACGAGGCTGCTTGTTGTGTCTCGGTGGCCACTGGTCATGTCTTGGTGGCCACCAGTTTTTTGTCCCTCCCACAAACCACGCAGCAGATATAGCCAAGGGTCACATCATAGTAGTCACCAACCCCCAGGTCCCATCTTCAACCCAGAGATGGCCACGTGGCCTGCTCACTTGGTGGTCATCAAGTCTGTCTACCTCACCTTCAACATACAGAGCACATATATGGCCACTAGTCATGTCTTGGCAGCCACCAAATCCCTCTACCTCAGCTCCCATATATAAAACAGGCATGTGGCCACTAGTCACGTCTTGGTGGCCACCAAATCCCTCTACCTCAGCTCCAGCATATAGAGCAAACATGTGGCCACTAGTAACATCTTGGTGGCCACCAAGTCCCTCTACCTCAGCTCCCATACATAAAGCAGACACACGGCCACTAGTCGTGCCTCGGTGGCCACCAGTCCCAACCCACACACTGGATGCTTGGCTACTGATTGCATCCTGGTGGCCACCAACTCCTGGTCTCGGTCCCAACAACATAGGTTGTACCTTGGCCGTCTTTTGGTGGCCACAGGTCAGGTTTCACTAGCCACCTACCTCCTGCTTCCACCCACAGTGCAAACTCCTGACTGTGGGTCCCACCTCGGTGGCCACAGGTCCCACCCTGGTGGCCACCaccccccagctgccagccccagccccatgtGGCCACCAGTCCCAGCTTGGTGACCCTGAGATGGCTGTTGGTAGCCACAGGGTTGCCCCCACGGTGCAGAACTGACCTTAAAACTGAAGACGAATTTCCCTCCCTTGTAGAAGCCCTGTAGGAAAGACAAGTGTCACCAGGGGGTGCAGACATGGAGGGTAGTGACACCAAGGGACAAGCTGGGGAGGACAGGGAAAGGATGGGGAAATGGGCAAGATCCATAGGGAAAGGGGAGGGCACAGGGGGGCCCCAAGGGACACGAGGGTTGTCCAAGGGGACACAGGTGACAAAGGGGAACAAAAGGTCCCAGCGGGGCCACGATGGCAGCGCAGGGACAGTTGGGGACCCCAAAGTGACACAAGGGGACAAGGGGATGAAACAGGGAGCAGGTGGGGGCTGGGAAGAGCCAGGAAGACACgcagggacaggaggggacaAATGGAAGGGGGATTCCAGGGTGGGATGCTGGAGctcaggggggtggggggaagaaggggacaAGGAGGGAcaggggggacagggggaccCCACCTCGTCAGGGCAGATGAGGAGGCGGAAGTGCAGCAGGTCGTCCTGGTCAGAGAAGTCGATCTCACACGTCTTGGGCAGGTTGAGCTCGTTGAtgtctggggggggggtgtgtgtggacACACGGGACGACACAGACATGGGTGACACATGGGGACATagatggggcggggggggggcacatgGAGATGTGGCTGAGGCCACCATGAGCCTCATGACCCAGGCTGGGCTGTCCCAGGCCCAGTGTGGTTATACTGGGAtcagctctccctccccagtGTGTTCCACCAACTGGCAGCAATGTTGTTCCCACCCCCATTATTCCCAGTGCAACCCTAGTGGGACCAGTCCCCCCTTCCTCAGTAGACACCACTAACTGGGAGCAGTGCTAttacacccccccaccccccaagtaTTCCCAGTGTGACCCTACTGGAACCAGTCCTCCCTTCCCAGTACACTCCACCAACTGGGAGCAGCACCTTTTCCCTCCCAGTACAGCCTTACTGGGACCagtcccccctccccagtaTGCTCCACTAACGGGAAGCACTGCCATTTTCTCCCATTATTCCCAGTGCGACCCTACTGGAACCAGTGTCCCCCGTCCCCAGTACACTCCACCAACTGGGAGCAGTGCCATTCCCCACCGCCCACATTCCCAGTGAGGCCCTACTGGGATCAGTATCTCCCAGGCCCAGTGTGACCCTACGGGGACCagtcccccctccccagtacGCTCCACTAACTGGAAGCGCTGCCATTTTCTCCCATTATTCCCAGTGTGACCCTACTGGAAACAgtgttccccctccccagtaCACTCTGCCAACTGGGAGCAGCACcattccaccaccaccccagtACAGCCTTACTAGGACCAGTCCCCGCTCCCCGGTATGCTCCGCCAACAGGGAGCACTGCCATGTTCTCCCATTATTCCTCATGTGACCCTACTGGGACCagtcccccctccccagtacACTCCACCAACGGGGAGCAGTGCcattccccccaccccgcccccaaATTCCCAGTGAGGCCTTACTGGGATCAGTATCTCCCAGGCCCAGCGTGACCCTACTGGGACCAGTCCTCCCTCTCCAGTACCCTCCACTAACTGGGAGCAGCACTattcccccgcccccctccaGTACAGCCTTACTGGGCccagccccccgctgccccacaactcctccctgccccccccgcccgccgcccgccccgggcagGCCCCACCAGGCCGCACTaggcccagccccccccccgccagccccggggcgcccccccccccgcgatCAGGCcgggtggggggggggtccccgggCCCCCGGTCACCTTTCTGGATACGGAGCTGGGCGGCCGAGGCCTTTTTGCTGGTGCCCTTGGTGCCGCCCGCCgattcctcctccttcttctgtTGCTTCAGGGAGAAGAGCTTGATCATCCTGCCGGGCCGAaccgggcgggggccgggcggcgggggccgggccgggcccggcggcggaGGGAGCCGGGCTGGGCCCCCCCcggagggctggagggggcggggggcggcacaggcggcggcggcggcagccggAGCTGGGGGGGAATCAGCGGCGGTTCCGAGgcgatgggggggggggggggggaaagggggggaatCGGCGACGGCCGGCGCCGCTCGGCAACTTCCGGAAATGCTTCGGGGCTGTCCGGAAGGAGAGAGGGGGGGTTCGGCGCCCTTCGGGGCTTTCCGGAGAGGGCTCGGGCTGGCGCTGAACGCGCTTCGGCTTCTTCCGGAAGAAGAACGATTCGTTCCGGGGGTCTTCCCCCGTCTCTTCGACTCTTTCCGGAAAAGCTTTCGGCTCTTTCCGGAGCCGCTTCGGGTTCTTCCGGAAAAGGGGCGGGCTGGATGCGTTGGGCTTCTCCTCGGGTCTCTCCGGAAAGTTCCGAGTACTGGCTAGCCTCTCCCCGAG from Falco rusticolus isolate bFalRus1 chromosome 5, bFalRus1.pri, whole genome shotgun sequence includes the following:
- the CHMP2A gene encoding charged multivesicular body protein 2a, whose translation is MDLLFGRRKTPEELLRQNQRALARAMRELDRERQKLEAQEKKIIVDIKKMAKQGQMDAVKIMAKDLVRTRRYVKKFITMRANVQAVSLKIQTLKSNNSMAQAMKGVTKAMATMNRQLKLPQIQKIMMEFEKQAEIMDMKEELMNDAIDDAMGDEDDEEESDAVVSQVLDELGLNLTDELATLPLPGGSLAAGEGRAPEAAAALADADADLEERLKNLRRD
- the UBE2M gene encoding NEDD8-conjugating enzyme Ubc12, with product MIKLFSLKQQKKEEESAGGTKGTSKKASAAQLRIQKDINELNLPKTCEIDFSDQDDLLHFRLLICPDEGFYKGGKFVFSFKVGQGYPHDPPKVKCETMVYHPNIDLEGNVCLNILREDWKPVLTINSIIYGLQYLFLEPNPEDPLNKEAAEVLQSNRRLFEQNVQRSLRGGYVGATYFERCLK